The sequence AAGGAGGGACGTAAATTTACTGCTTGCCAAACACATAACTTGCCTGTATCCGGAGGAAATGTTGGAGGGTCAATAGGGTTTGAAAACTTTGTAAAGGAAAAGATGCAGCAAGGGGTTTTACTGGGATTAACTGCTGGTGAATCCGAAAAACTGGTGCGTATGTATGGGTCTAATGTGGGACAGGTATTTTCATACTTACAAAACTGGAAAGTGGAAAGTGCTGCTTATGGGCTGACACCTGTACTGTTTGCTCAGTTGCAATATGCATTGAATCATGAAATGGTTGTGACACCTGCCGACTTTTTTATACGACGTACAGGGGCTCTATATTTTCACATTGACTGGGTACGCAATTGGGAAACTGTTGTGTGGACGTATCTAATGAATGAATTGAAATGGAGCAAAGAAAAGGCTATAGAATACAGACAACAAATGCGAGAGTTGATTCAGGAGGCTGAAGGAGAGGCTCTGGTGAAGAATACCAAATGAGGAGTTATATAATACTACTATATAACTCCTGAAATAGATTACAATATTTTCAGACCCAGAGAAAGTTGATAAAGACCACCTTTGGGCTTTCCAAGATTTACCCGGTCCCAGTCTCCGGTTTCGGTAAATGAACCTTCATATCGTGCATCAATGGTAAACGATCCGAGATCCAGTCCTAAACCTGCCTGATAGCCCAGAACAGCTTTTTTATACGCTTCTTCTACAGAGCCTGTTTCTTTCAAAAAGTCTTTAACTCCTTCTCCATTCAGATTATAAGAGGCCATCGGTCCACCAAACACACGAATGTTAAATAGCTTGTTCTGAATCAATGTTAATCCGATCAGAACAGGGATATCTACATTGTATAATTTGAGTTCGTATTTACCTGACTTTACATCCGGATCTACGGATTGATTGATAGTGATGGAAGCACCTTTGGTAGAAAAGATACCTTCTGGCTGGATGTACAGGCGACCTACGTTAAAGCGAAGAAATAAACCGGCATTATATCCTAAACGATAATCTGCAGAAAAGTTGCGTGTGTCCCGTACCAGTGTAGAAAAGTTCACACCCGCTTTGGGACCGAATGTAAAGAACGGAGGCTTATCTTGTGCTTGTGTCAATTGGATACAGCCCAGAAAAAGGCTTACCAAAAATAGTTTTTTTAACATAATTGTAAGGGTTGTGTGTTGCAATAACGTCAGAATAAATAATAGATTGCATGAGCCGGAATGTTCTGAATCAAAAACTATACCTGTTAAATAAAAAAGCATAGAATGGGTATATTCCATTCCATGCTTTTTGTGGGCAATAACCAATAAGAAGTAAACAGATCTAGCTGTTAAAAATAAAATTGTGTTAGTGAGGAAGTTGTGCTATTTGATAGGACACTAAACTGAATAAAAGTTACTTAAACAGGCCTCCCAGTAAACCACCCAGTGGGTCTTGTTGATTCTTCTGTGTAGAAGGAGTGGATGTAGAATTGTTTCCCCCCATCATTCCACCTAATACAGAACCTAATAATCCACCACCTGCATTGCTTCCACCTCCCAGTAGACCGCCAAGCAATCCACCCAGATCTCCGCTCTTTACTTTCCCATTCAGCATATTTAAAATGATAGGAATTGCTATAGTGGCTATAGTTTGAGCTATGGCAGGTGAAATATTTAATTTACTGCTTAACTGAGATACGACAGTAGGAGCCAGACCATTCACTACAGGGCTGTTGGCATGGGTTTCTTCTCCTGAAAGTAATTCCTGAACTCCAGACATATCTCCGTTTTGTACCTGTTGCATCAGTGAATCCAGAATAGCATTACTGGTTACACCAGCTACTTCCTGTGTATTTACATTCAGACCTTGTACTGCTGGATTTTTAGGCAAGCTTTCCCCCAATTGAGACTGAGCCATTGATAATAATTCGTCAAACATAGTATTTTCGTGTTAGGTTATAAAAATAATACGATACTCAGTGACTGTATCCTTCTTCCATAATTGGCAGAAAGTACAGGATTTTTTTGACCAGAGTCAAACATATTCTTCTTTATTCGATAGGCCATCCAATCAGATCTCGGATCACAACCGACGCGCAAGTCATGCCAAATACAGCAGGCAGATACGATATAGTACCATAGGCTGATTTTTTAAACCGATTTCCGTCAGTATACATTAATGCCTGATCTACATGCTTTTCACGGGAATATACGGTTTTAATACCGGAATGGATACCAAGTCGTCGGAGTCGTTTGCGAACATCAGACGCGAGTCGGCAAATCCGGGTGTCTGCTATGTCTGCTACGCGAAGCTGGGTAGGGTCAAGTTTTCCTCCTGCACCCATAGAACTTACAATTCGCTGTCCTTGTTTGTAAGCTGTGCTTAACAACATGAGTTTAGGAGTAAGACTGTCAATGGCATCTACCACATAATCATAGTTGGAGTTAAGTAGAGAAACCATTTGATCTGGCTGCAAAAACTGTTTTTGTGTAAACAACTGAACTTCCGGGTTGATTTGCTTCATGCGTTCAGCCATAATATCTACTTTGTATTGTCCCTGTGTGGTAGCTAGTGCCGGGAGTTGTCGATTGCGATTCGAAGCCTCTACTTCATCTCCATCTGCAATCGTTAGTGTACCAACACCTGCCCTGCAAATAGCCTCTGCTGCAAAAGATCCTACTCCTCCCAGACCCACAATCAGCACATGGGCGTTTTGCAGTTTTTGTATGTTTTCGTCTCCAATCAGTAAAGTTGTTCTGGATAACCAGCTTAAATCAGACATTGTTGTATAAAATGGGTTTTAAAATAAAACAGGCCAGAGCATCTCATTTCTGAGATGATGTATATGTATGAGCTATTTCAGGAAATAAGTTTAATACTCTTGTGAAAATATCTTTAGTAAGTGCCTCAATGGAATTATTTAGAATAGAAGAAGCCATCTGATAAATCTCCTCTATTGTAATATACTTGTCATCTGTTTCCAGGAAAAAACGATCCGGTGGTATGACTTTCAGGAGTTGTCCAGCATTGGATGTTGTATGTAGTAATGCTGAACCTAATGAAAAGTAAAATCCATGATCTAATAACTGTGTAGCAATAGTGAGATTAGCATTGTATCCATGTACAATCCAGGTAACTGTACTATACTTTTGTTTTTTTAGTTGTATAAGTTCTGGAAATGCCCGTACACAATGAATCACAAGCGGTTTCTGGAGTTGTTCGGCCAACGAAATATGTTTGGTAAAGATCTCTATCTGCGTTTCTATTGTAGCCTGTGCGTTGCGGTCCAGACCCGCCTCTCCAATGAGTAATGCAGATGGTTCCTTTGCTTGTTTTTCTACATAGTGCCATTGTTCATCCAGATCCGGTAAATGCACATCCCAGGGGTGAATACCTACAGATATATATTCATTTATTTGCGATAAAGAATTACGTTCAGATGCCCGTACATTCCGAAATGCTATTTCGTTACGTTGCCTGGAGGAATGTATATGAAAATTGACAAACGGATATAGCATAGTTACCTCATTCTTTTGAACATTGTGGTGCAAGTTAGGCATTCGGTACAAAATATGTTTTATGATTGCCGTTTTCTATGCTATCTTTGCACTATGCAAGCCGTCCTATCGCTATTCTGTTTTGGCAGAGTGGAGGAAAGTCCGGGCAGCACAGAGCAGCGTACTTCCTAACGGGAAGGCTATGAACGGGCAACTGTTTATAGACAGATAGTGCCACAGAAAATATACCGCCAGATTCTGGTAAGGGTGAAATGGTGGAGTAAGAGCCCACCGCATGGATGGTGACATCAATGGCAGGGTAAACCTTACGCGCTGAAAGACCAAATAAGCTGGCGATGTAGGTAGTGCATACCCTGTACTACGTATGAAAGGGCTGCTCGCCCGAGTCAGTGGGTAGGTCGTTAAAGGCCAATGGTGACGTTGGTTCAAGATAAATGATAGGAGTCTGAATCTATTCAGAACACAGAACCCGGCTTACAGGCTTGCATAATTTTTACGTTGGTGTAGCGCTTCCACCATTTTCAGGTGAGCAAACGTAGCTGCAATACTTTGTCCTACCTTTTCCAGAAATTGAATCTCATGAGGCTCAAAGTAATGAAAAGAGGCTAGTTCCAATACACCTTCTTTGGTATGATTGGCAATCAAAGGCACCAGTAAGATAGAACGCGGTGTAGCATCTCCCAATCCGGAGGTGATGGCAGGGTAATCCTGAGGGACTTCCTTCATATAGATATATTCCCCTTCCTTCCAGCATTGACCTACTAGGCCAAAGGACTTATCAATCTGTTTCTGAATATACTTTTTCTTGTCAAAAGCAATACAGGCTTTCATTTCCAGTATATCTGTATCAGGCAGTTCTACAAAAATAGCTCCCTGGCATGCCCTGACGTACTGAATCAGTTCACGAAGTACTTCATGGCTTATTACAGTAATTTCTGCATTGCGTTGAAGAATCTCGGCAATTCGGGCATAACCTACATTTATCCAGTTTTGACGTGTTTCTTCTTCCTTAAGCAAACGTAATTGCCGGGTCAGATGCAACAGAGAATTATTCAGCTTATCTTTTGAAGATGCAACCACAATATCTGTTTCCAATTTTCCTTCTGAAATCTCTGTCAGATGCTGAGATGTTTGTTGCAGTCGGTCTACTACTTTGCTAAAACCCGCTAATAGTTTATTAAGAGAGTTATGATGCAAGGATATGGCTAATGAGGTATCAATGTTTCCCTCTGCTATATGTTGTGTAATAGTGGTAAGTTCCTGAATTGGTGTAACAACCAGTCGCTTGAATAGATAACTGCTTACTGCCAGCCCAATGATAGATAATGCAATCAATAGTATAAGAATACCTACTATCCAACGTATGGCCGTATGTGCATACTGATTCAGATCAGAGTTTATTGTAGCTATATCAGTTTGGATTTTCTGATATGTGAGGTTCATTTCCTTACGCAAGCCTTCATTTTCATCCAATCCTACTCTTTTTTCTATTTCTACAATTTTGAAGAACACAACTCCATAGGTTTCCAGAGCTGCTTTCACATGGTCGCCTATTTCTGGACTTTTACCGCCTGCAATGATACTATCTATTTTATTCTGAAATTTATTGAGCTGATACGCAAACGTTTTTACATAATGTTTGTCTTTACGTAAAAAGAAATCTTTCTCTTCCCTACGAAGCAGAAGCAAATCTGTTTTATCTGTTGGGAAATTTGCTTCTTCCACAAAATACACTGCAACACGCATTTGTCCTTCCAGTCCCATATCATTGAAACCTCTTTCCCGGTATAATTTTCCAACGGTTTCAAATGCAGTATTATAGCGGGCAAGATCCTGTTGAAGGGCAACCAGGGCAAGTTCATTCTTTTCAGACTGGCAAACACTAATTTTCTGAAGAATTTTGATAAGGCTATCCGACTCCTGTAAAATCTGTTGATTTTTATCGAAAAAAGTACTCTTGCCAGTTCTGATAAAAACTTCACTGTTAAAATCTTTGAGCAGAAAGTCTTTTTCTGCGCGTCTGGCTTCTCCTATCTTAGTAAGCACCTCCTCAATAGTAGTGCTGGCCTGATAACTTTGTTTCAGCTGATTAATTAAAAAGAACAGGGCGACAACAATACCTCCTATACTAATGCAGAGTATGGCTGCAATATAAACTTTAGAGCGAGCAATCCGGTTGAAACCGTGAAACATATAAACAGGAAGCGATACTAAGTATAATAATTTTAAAATCAGCTAATTATTAAATCTACAAAGAGGATATACATTATTCAAACAGTCCGTTGTTATCATATAAGCCAATGAAAATCAAACTTCTTTGATTTGTCTGATAAAGAAGAGGAATACCAGAGTTTACTGAAAAACTTACATATTTTTAGCTATAGTTCATTTAAAGAAGTAAAGGAACAATAAAGTAATTCTGCTGGGAGATAGGTACATGACTAACTTCTATTCAAAATATTATATATAGTTTTGTGTAGTTCAATTTTATCATTTGATTTGCTTTGTAACCTATTAAACATACTGATACATGCCCCGATTATTAATTATTGATGACGAAAAAAGCATTCGGTATACACTGAAGGAAATTCTCGAATATGAGAAATATGAAGTAGATGAAGCTCAGGATGGAGAAGAAGGACTACGCAAGCTAACTGAAAATCATTATGATGTTGCCTTGTGTGATATCAAAATGCCTAAAATGGATGGCGTAGAGGTACTAACCAAAGCAAAAGAGCAGGGCATAGATACACAGTTTATTATGATATCCGCTCATGGAACTATTGAAACGGCTGTAGAGGCTACCAAAAAAGGAGCCTACGATTTTATTTCCAAACCACCTGATTTGAATCGCTTACTGGTTACTGTGCGAAATGCCATGGATAAGTCATCACTAGTGACAGAAACCAAGGTGTTGCGTAAAAAAGTAAGCAAAGGATCTGATATTATTGGAGCTTCGGAACCCATACAACGTGTAAAAGAAGCGATTGAGAAGGTAGCCCCAACGGAAGCACGGGTATTGATTACCGGACCGAATGGAGCTGGAAAAGAGCTGGTAGCCCGTCAGTTACATGAAAAAAGCAATCGTTCTGGTGCAGGTCTGGTTGAAGTAAACTGTGCAGCTATCCCCAGTGAATTGATAGAGAGCGAGTTGTTTGGACATGAAAAAGGTTCTTTTACCTCAGCTGTAAAACAACGGATCGGAAAGTTTGAACAGGCCGATGGCGGTACACTTTTTCTGGATGAGATAGGGGATATGAGTTTGTCTGCTCAGGCCAAGGTATTACGGGCATTACAGGAAAACAAAATTACCAGAGTAGGAGGGGATAAAGAAATTAAAGTAAATGTACGTGTACTGGCGGCGACCAACAAAGACTTAAAAAAAGAGATTGCCGAAAACCGTTTTCGGGAAGATTTGTACCATCGGTTGAGTGTGATTCTGATACATGTCCCTTCTCTGGATGATCGCAAGGATGATATTCCGTTATTAGTAGATAAGTTTCTGGGTGACATTGCAGAAGATTATGGAACCGCTCCCAAACGAATTGATGCAGGTGCGCTTGCTTACCTGCAAAGTCTTTCCTGGAGTGGAAATATTCGGGAACTGCGAAATGTAGTAGAACGACTGGTGATTATGAGTGGCAATGAAATCAGTGAAGCAGATGCCAAAGCCTATACTGGTAAGTAAGCTGATGTAGTATTTAAAAGAAGTTATCAGGAATCCTGTAAAGCTGCCTTTACAGGATTTTTTATTGAGAGAAACTATAATTCTGGTAACTCAACCTCTTTATTGTCTATATTCACTAAACCTGAATAACAAGCCCTATGAAAAAGCTTTTTCTACTAATCTCTCTGTTTCTACTTTATACATCTTTTAAACCCAAAGAACTTACCTGGGTAGCCATTGGGGATTCAATTACGTATCTCAACGACCATCCTGACGAAACAGGCAATCGAATCACCAAAGGATACCTGACAGGAGTGACAGAAAAGCTTCCACATATACATGTCATCAATCAGGGACACAATGGGTGGACTTCCGGAGGTATTGCGGAATCATTAGACAAGCTGGGATTAGTAAAGGCTGATATCTATTCCATTTTTCTGGGCACTAACGACTGGTGGCGTGGTAGACTACTAGGTAAACTAAGTGATTACCAGAATAACACTGGCAATGGTACCGTCTATGGCTCCTTTCGTCTCATTACTAATAAACTACGTGAACTGAATCCACAAGCCAAAATTATTCTGATTACCCCAATGCAGCGGGGTGACTTTGTATATATCAATAATCCTAAGAACAATGCGTATGGTTCCTATAAGCCTAAAAACGAACAAATGCTGGAGCAGTTTGTCTGGGCTATTGATAGTATTGCAAAGGTAGAGAAATTTGCAGTGGTAGACTTATACCATCAGAAAGAACTGGATTTGAAACACATAGTACAATTTAAACGCTTAAAAGATCCTACTACAGGAGAGTATAAAAATTATCCATACCCAGAGTATATAGGTATACCCTACAATCCTGAAACAGACGAATATCCATATCCTGTACAATCCATTGATATGACCTACGATGGCCTACATCCTTCAGACAAA is a genomic window of Xanthocytophaga agilis containing:
- a CDS encoding SGNH/GDSL hydrolase family protein; this translates as MKKLFLLISLFLLYTSFKPKELTWVAIGDSITYLNDHPDETGNRITKGYLTGVTEKLPHIHVINQGHNGWTSGGIAESLDKLGLVKADIYSIFLGTNDWWRGRLLGKLSDYQNNTGNGTVYGSFRLITNKLRELNPQAKIILITPMQRGDFVYINNPKNNAYGSYKPKNEQMLEQFVWAIDSIAKVEKFAVVDLYHQKELDLKHIVQFKRLKDPTTGEYKNYPYPEYIGIPYNPETDEYPYPVQSIDMTYDGLHPSDKGYEVITRMLVAIMKKY
- a CDS encoding sigma-54 dependent transcriptional regulator; the protein is MPRLLIIDDEKSIRYTLKEILEYEKYEVDEAQDGEEGLRKLTENHYDVALCDIKMPKMDGVEVLTKAKEQGIDTQFIMISAHGTIETAVEATKKGAYDFISKPPDLNRLLVTVRNAMDKSSLVTETKVLRKKVSKGSDIIGASEPIQRVKEAIEKVAPTEARVLITGPNGAGKELVARQLHEKSNRSGAGLVEVNCAAIPSELIESELFGHEKGSFTSAVKQRIGKFEQADGGTLFLDEIGDMSLSAQAKVLRALQENKITRVGGDKEIKVNVRVLAATNKDLKKEIAENRFREDLYHRLSVILIHVPSLDDRKDDIPLLVDKFLGDIAEDYGTAPKRIDAGALAYLQSLSWSGNIRELRNVVERLVIMSGNEISEADAKAYTGK
- a CDS encoding porin family protein; the protein is MLKKLFLVSLFLGCIQLTQAQDKPPFFTFGPKAGVNFSTLVRDTRNFSADYRLGYNAGLFLRFNVGRLYIQPEGIFSTKGASITINQSVDPDVKSGKYELKLYNVDIPVLIGLTLIQNKLFNIRVFGGPMASYNLNGEGVKDFLKETGSVEEAYKKAVLGYQAGLGLDLGSFTIDARYEGSFTETGDWDRVNLGKPKGGLYQLSLGLKIL
- a CDS encoding tRNA threonylcarbamoyladenosine dehydratase, giving the protein MSDLSWLSRTTLLIGDENIQKLQNAHVLIVGLGGVGSFAAEAICRAGVGTLTIADGDEVEASNRNRQLPALATTQGQYKVDIMAERMKQINPEVQLFTQKQFLQPDQMVSLLNSNYDYVVDAIDSLTPKLMLLSTAYKQGQRIVSSMGAGGKLDPTQLRVADIADTRICRLASDVRKRLRRLGIHSGIKTVYSREKHVDQALMYTDGNRFKKSAYGTISYLPAVFGMTCASVVIRDLIGWPIE
- a CDS encoding TatD family hydrolase, whose product is MPNLHHNVQKNEVTMLYPFVNFHIHSSRQRNEIAFRNVRASERNSLSQINEYISVGIHPWDVHLPDLDEQWHYVEKQAKEPSALLIGEAGLDRNAQATIETQIEIFTKHISLAEQLQKPLVIHCVRAFPELIQLKKQKYSTVTWIVHGYNANLTIATQLLDHGFYFSLGSALLHTTSNAGQLLKVIPPDRFFLETDDKYITIEEIYQMASSILNNSIEALTKDIFTRVLNLFPEIAHTYTSSQK